In Acidianus brierleyi, one genomic interval encodes:
- a CDS encoding cytochrome ubiquinol oxidase subunit I, with product MSLFVFDRVLAAFTMGGHMLFTYWAISLPFFIVTAEYLGYKRNDPYYLAIAKRFSIVMAVLFAVGSALGAAIAVEFITVWYKWMYVVNEVDILPFEIEVLAFFSEVIFLSLYLYGWDRVSRNAHMMLGLLVGVGSTASALLIILVNSWMNTPVGFNIVQFAQTGAITNVDPLGSLWPPAANAEVPMGVAGAWFVGFGSLAGYFSFRKLFKKNLTHDEVEYYNRGLKLAIFLAAIDAIFLGWAGDNAGKTLYAIQPLKLATLEGVMQTAKGAPMSVGPISIPGGLALLSTWPPNPNALVLGYSSFVQSVQDPIWWVAHNAYDLHATLGILGALVFWILAAFTFFKLPSLKNAFKFLGLDAPLDKKVPLYVTLLIGWLQLIAWESGWVAAETGRQPFVIWGPMVATSSGLYTIEAGMLTSQGFNNNPDVLPIGIAIMTAIVIAVVGTLYILRRLFSGKEVAQDVASLTTTFGSTSAQSPNIPSLKSVNSNDQGKKKVM from the coding sequence ATGAGTCTATTCGTTTTCGATAGAGTACTTGCAGCGTTTACTATGGGCGGACATATGCTCTTTACATATTGGGCAATATCTCTTCCATTTTTTATAGTAACTGCAGAATACTTAGGATACAAAAGGAACGATCCCTACTATTTAGCAATAGCAAAAAGATTTTCAATAGTTATGGCAGTACTTTTTGCAGTAGGTTCAGCATTAGGTGCAGCAATAGCAGTAGAATTCATAACAGTTTGGTATAAATGGATGTATGTAGTAAACGAGGTAGATATACTACCTTTTGAAATAGAAGTATTAGCGTTCTTCTCGGAAGTGATATTCCTTAGTTTATATCTATACGGCTGGGATAGAGTAAGCAGAAATGCACACATGATGTTAGGGCTATTAGTAGGTGTAGGATCTACAGCGTCTGCTCTTCTTATAATCCTAGTAAACTCTTGGATGAATACGCCTGTAGGATTTAATATAGTTCAATTTGCACAAACTGGTGCAATAACTAATGTTGATCCATTAGGATCATTATGGCCTCCAGCAGCAAATGCTGAAGTACCTATGGGAGTTGCAGGAGCATGGTTTGTAGGTTTCGGAAGTTTGGCCGGATACTTCTCATTCAGGAAATTATTTAAGAAGAATTTAACACACGACGAAGTAGAATACTATAATAGAGGATTAAAATTAGCGATATTCCTTGCAGCAATAGACGCAATATTCTTAGGTTGGGCAGGAGATAATGCAGGAAAGACCCTTTATGCAATACAACCATTAAAGCTTGCAACATTAGAAGGCGTAATGCAAACTGCTAAAGGAGCACCAATGTCTGTTGGTCCAATATCAATTCCCGGCGGTTTAGCACTACTATCTACATGGCCTCCTAATCCTAATGCGTTAGTATTAGGATATTCTAGTTTTGTACAGAGTGTACAAGATCCAATATGGTGGGTAGCTCACAATGCATACGATCTTCATGCTACGCTAGGTATATTAGGTGCCTTAGTATTCTGGATATTGGCAGCATTTACATTTTTTAAATTACCATCATTGAAAAATGCTTTCAAATTCTTAGGTTTAGATGCTCCATTAGATAAGAAAGTTCCATTATACGTTACATTATTAATAGGATGGTTACAATTAATAGCGTGGGAATCCGGTTGGGTAGCTGCTGAAACAGGAAGACAACCATTCGTTATATGGGGACCTATGGTAGCAACATCTAGCGGACTATATACAATAGAAGCAGGAATGCTTACAAGTCAAGGATTTAACAATAATCCAGACGTTTTACCTATAGGAATTGCTATAATGACTGCAATAGTAATAGCAGTTGTAGGCACATTATACATATTAAGAAGATTATTCAGTGGAAAAGAAGTGGCTCAAGACGTAGCATCATTAACTACTACTTTCGGAAGCACTTCTGCTCAGTCTCCTAACATTCCCTCATTAAAATCTGTAAATTCTAACGATCAGGGTAAGAAAAAGGTGATGTAA
- a CDS encoding antibiotic biosynthesis monooxygenase family protein produces the protein MINVGLYYRVKKGHEEDFEKAFQGVINFLKTFPGFIDAKLYKRVDDPQEYLIYSEWDSLDTFRRFISSREYKDTTGYGKSILEGMPKHKVLQEINT, from the coding sequence ATGATAAACGTAGGTTTGTATTATAGGGTAAAAAAAGGTCATGAGGAAGATTTTGAGAAGGCATTTCAAGGGGTAATAAATTTCCTAAAAACTTTTCCTGGTTTTATTGACGCTAAGCTATATAAGAGAGTCGATGATCCACAAGAATACTTGATTTATAGTGAATGGGATTCACTTGATACTTTTAGAAGATTTATTTCTAGTAGAGAATACAAAGATACTACAGGATACGGAAAGAGTATATTAGAAGGCATGCCAAAACATAAGGTCTTACAAGAGATAAACACATAG
- a CDS encoding UbiA family prenyltransferase, with protein MKNIYQMILITRPWGFILPIVCVSFSFSLGYYIYRIFNIQFFILTILGTVLFNASVDVLNDYFDYKKGLDSENSGTVKYRLHPIVQGVLTSTNTLLYGLILGMIGMAIAIYLTLFRFYAIIFALIGFFMVYAYNGPPFSCKYKALGEIEVFITYSFLIIASYYITTSHISIISFFDSLPLASIITAILVANNMRDANTDKLNKIKTLATIFPDKIKKIYLFLLIILPYSLIPLLILFGYLPYLDILILLTLPLSTKIGKYVYINLPIDSDPQTAKVLIIFGLTYVFLTLLSSF; from the coding sequence ATGAAGAATATTTATCAAATGATATTAATAACTAGACCTTGGGGTTTTATTTTACCGATAGTCTGTGTAAGTTTTTCTTTCTCTCTTGGATATTATATTTATAGAATATTTAATATTCAATTTTTCATTTTAACAATTTTGGGTACTGTTCTTTTTAATGCGTCAGTTGACGTTTTAAACGATTATTTTGATTATAAGAAAGGTTTAGATTCGGAAAATTCAGGCACAGTTAAATATAGACTTCATCCAATAGTCCAAGGAGTATTAACTTCTACTAATACACTATTATACGGACTTATTTTAGGGATGATAGGTATGGCAATAGCGATATATTTAACTTTATTTAGATTTTATGCAATAATATTTGCCTTAATAGGCTTCTTTATGGTCTACGCTTATAATGGACCACCTTTTTCTTGTAAATATAAGGCTTTAGGAGAAATAGAAGTTTTTATAACATATTCATTTCTTATTATAGCAAGTTATTATATTACAACAAGTCATATTTCAATAATATCTTTCTTCGATTCCTTACCTCTAGCATCAATAATAACTGCAATTCTTGTAGCCAATAATATGAGAGATGCCAATACTGATAAATTAAACAAAATAAAGACTTTAGCAACAATTTTTCCAGATAAAATAAAGAAGATTTATTTATTCCTTTTGATAATTCTTCCTTATTCACTTATACCATTACTAATATTATTTGGATACTTACCTTATCTAGATATATTGATATTGCTTACGTTACCACTCTCTACCAAGATAGGAAAATATGTATACATAAATTTACCTATAGATTCTGATCCGCAAACAGCTAAAGTTCTAATAATATTTGGATTAACTTACGTATTCTTGACGCTTCTAAGTTCATTTTGA
- a CDS encoding tetratricopeptide repeat protein: MVESPQGTRLKVEELRKLSQINPLDPWPHFMLGEIYSTLNPEEALKEYNEAIKLDPHVIDFHYKKALLLFNLGKIDEALECLEKASIIDYKNFSMYHYLKGNFLDEKGKYDEAIKEYEKAIEKDPNNVWIIESKLLDMVELGLVTEALNEIDNILKAKNFKDLIMLREKIVKINQNELRSVKNT, from the coding sequence ATGGTTGAATCACCACAAGGCACTAGACTAAAAGTTGAGGAATTAAGAAAGCTTTCACAAATAAATCCCTTAGATCCGTGGCCTCACTTTATGCTTGGAGAAATATATAGTACATTAAATCCTGAAGAGGCATTGAAAGAATATAATGAGGCTATTAAATTGGATCCTCATGTAATAGATTTCCATTATAAGAAAGCCTTACTACTTTTTAATTTAGGAAAAATAGACGAAGCATTAGAGTGTCTTGAAAAAGCATCAATCATTGATTATAAAAATTTTTCAATGTATCACTATCTTAAGGGAAATTTTCTTGATGAAAAAGGAAAATATGACGAGGCTATAAAAGAGTATGAAAAGGCTATAGAAAAAGATCCTAACAATGTCTGGATTATTGAATCAAAGTTATTGGATATGGTGGAACTCGGATTAGTTACTGAAGCTTTAAATGAAATAGATAATATATTAAAAGCTAAAAATTTCAAAGATTTAATAATGCTCAGAGAAAAAATAGTTAAAATTAATCAAAATGAACTTAGAAGCGTCAAGAATACGTAA
- a CDS encoding hyaluronate lyase: MSFKISRRDFLKLALTATMLAAPEWDKAIGKAVDMIKNGDVNIVWFEAQACEGNTTAIIQATDPTVVQVLFGASPLIGPGSVKISFWPSLMPQQGEQAIDILNDVIAGKYNPYVLVLEGSFPDEKTAQQYNSGGFWGMLGPKTLNEWVAELLPNAVAVLSVGNCASYGGLIGDKVYQPPPKFITPTWSPSPTGAVGFFDDPLRGYKGLLSRLYEDNYLNGQAGAAPFYTFVKNPNSYLDITPSPSASVKPAIAVPGCPANGNGIMRTLANLVLWAGGLAPLPEVDQYWRPMYFFQYTVHEQCPRAAWYAAGEFRTQPGQPNAACLFEVGCKGPVSNCPWNKYGWVGGIGGPTRTGAVCIGCTMPGFSDLYEPFYKPLQVPTPSSTLTTAGLIGAGIAIGAAVGLAEKKMVQKGGLRSK, encoded by the coding sequence ATGTCATTCAAAATTTCTAGACGGGATTTTCTAAAGTTAGCGCTAACGGCTACTATGCTTGCAGCACCAGAATGGGATAAGGCAATAGGAAAAGCAGTAGACATGATAAAAAATGGTGACGTAAATATAGTATGGTTTGAAGCACAGGCATGTGAAGGAAATACAACAGCTATAATACAAGCTACAGATCCTACAGTAGTTCAAGTTCTTTTTGGAGCAAGTCCACTAATAGGACCTGGCAGCGTAAAAATATCTTTTTGGCCAAGTCTAATGCCACAACAAGGAGAACAAGCAATAGATATATTAAATGACGTAATTGCTGGGAAATATAATCCTTATGTACTAGTATTAGAAGGAAGTTTCCCTGATGAGAAAACTGCACAGCAATATAATTCTGGAGGATTTTGGGGAATGTTAGGTCCAAAGACTCTAAATGAATGGGTAGCAGAACTATTACCTAATGCAGTTGCAGTTCTATCAGTAGGAAATTGTGCATCCTATGGAGGGTTAATAGGCGATAAAGTATATCAACCACCGCCTAAATTCATAACGCCAACATGGTCTCCATCACCCACTGGTGCAGTTGGATTTTTCGACGATCCGTTAAGAGGATATAAAGGACTGTTAAGCAGATTATATGAGGATAATTACTTAAATGGACAAGCCGGCGCAGCACCATTCTATACTTTCGTTAAGAATCCTAATTCTTACCTTGATATAACTCCATCTCCTTCTGCTTCTGTGAAACCGGCAATAGCAGTGCCTGGTTGTCCAGCCAATGGAAACGGTATAATGAGGACATTAGCTAATTTAGTGCTATGGGCAGGAGGTTTAGCTCCATTACCAGAAGTTGATCAATACTGGAGACCGATGTACTTTTTCCAATATACAGTTCATGAACAATGTCCCAGAGCTGCATGGTATGCTGCAGGAGAATTTAGGACTCAGCCAGGTCAGCCTAACGCTGCATGCTTATTTGAGGTTGGATGTAAAGGTCCAGTATCTAATTGTCCGTGGAATAAATACGGTTGGGTTGGAGGTATAGGAGGGCCGACGAGAACTGGCGCAGTATGTATTGGATGTACTATGCCTGGTTTTTCTGATCTATACGAACCGTTCTATAAGCCTTTACAGGTTCCAACCCCGTCTTCTACTCTAACAACTGCAGGATTAATAGGCGCAGGTATAGCGATCGGTGCTGCGGTAGGATTAGCTGAAAAGAAAATGGTACAAAAAGGAGGGTTGAGGTCGAAATAG
- a CDS encoding (Fe-S)-binding protein encodes MAIAETKVDMEALNKAIDEVFYGQLDSTMLYYFQSCVNCKACEAACPFTPTSLHYSPVNKAEVSRELYRYRFSVWGKTIGRFIGGSKKYLSLEEAETMVDYVWHCTNCGACMFVCPMAIDSGAMIDLLKQVAFKAGMVPKIYRDIADLEISGKYWEIDFFKNSWNSLISKIKDAIGKEVPLDKKGSEVLFYTSIYEALAYPDVLVKVAKILDMLNKDWTFMSKPLGIRPPIGLVIGDKEGAAEVMQRVYSYFTDISPKYVMLTAGGFEYPSLRYTMHETFKVKPKYEVVHVTELLAKWYENKEFEIEPLDETITWHDPCQLGRRGGVFEAPRVLMKALSKKFKELPSHGVNSFCCSRGGGGCGVPSMVENMAKTLGIPVSDDDKKFLDSTLEPLIKAGKIKVNEINKIKAKEVLTGCPVCIESIGFSIDYYHASSKVNHIVDILADRIKVNKK; translated from the coding sequence ATGGCAATAGCAGAAACTAAAGTAGATATGGAAGCATTAAATAAGGCAATAGACGAAGTATTTTATGGCCAGCTAGACTCTACTATGCTTTATTATTTCCAATCATGTGTTAATTGTAAGGCCTGCGAAGCAGCTTGTCCATTTACTCCAACATCATTACATTATTCTCCCGTAAATAAAGCAGAAGTATCTAGAGAACTTTATAGATATAGATTTAGTGTATGGGGAAAGACTATAGGCAGATTCATAGGTGGAAGTAAAAAGTATCTTTCTCTAGAAGAAGCAGAAACTATGGTAGATTACGTGTGGCATTGTACTAATTGTGGAGCATGTATGTTTGTCTGCCCAATGGCAATTGATAGCGGAGCTATGATAGATCTACTTAAGCAGGTTGCGTTTAAAGCCGGAATGGTACCTAAAATTTATAGGGATATAGCAGATTTAGAGATTTCTGGAAAATACTGGGAAATAGATTTCTTTAAGAATTCATGGAATTCTTTAATTTCAAAAATTAAAGACGCTATAGGGAAAGAAGTACCTTTAGATAAGAAAGGAAGCGAAGTGTTATTTTATACCAGCATTTATGAAGCATTAGCTTATCCTGATGTTTTAGTAAAAGTGGCAAAAATTCTCGATATGCTTAATAAAGACTGGACATTTATGTCAAAACCGCTTGGAATAAGACCTCCAATTGGATTAGTAATAGGAGATAAGGAAGGAGCTGCAGAAGTTATGCAAAGAGTTTATTCGTACTTTACTGATATTTCTCCAAAATATGTTATGTTAACTGCAGGAGGTTTTGAATATCCTTCCCTAAGGTATACTATGCACGAAACATTTAAAGTGAAACCTAAATACGAAGTTGTTCATGTAACAGAACTTTTAGCAAAATGGTACGAAAATAAGGAGTTTGAGATAGAACCATTAGATGAGACTATAACGTGGCACGATCCATGTCAGTTAGGCAGAAGGGGAGGAGTTTTTGAAGCACCTAGAGTTCTCATGAAAGCTTTATCTAAAAAATTCAAGGAGTTACCTAGTCATGGCGTAAATAGTTTTTGCTGTAGTAGAGGAGGTGGTGGATGCGGAGTTCCTTCTATGGTTGAAAATATGGCAAAAACATTAGGTATTCCTGTAAGTGATGACGATAAGAAGTTCCTAGATAGCACATTAGAACCACTAATAAAAGCTGGTAAGATTAAAGTAAATGAAATCAATAAGATAAAGGCTAAAGAAGTTCTTACTGGATGTCCAGTCTGCATAGAAAGTATAGGTTTCTCAATAGATTACTATCATGCTAGTTCGAAAGTTAATCATATAGTAGATATATTAGCTGATAGAATAAAGGTGAATAAAAAATGA
- a CDS encoding nickel-dependent hydrogenase large subunit, protein MSSIKLTVDPVTRVAGHLGMTATVDTNTRQVINNQGYTYVTMFRGFEVFLRGRQPPDAVHITSRSCGVCGAAHANASVRANDMALGAVPYPLGQTLRNLAYAMTDMIYDHLIILNVLEGPDFSAQVMQTYYPSCWQTAQQTQAEYSDIHGFSTIADIMTALNPFAGWLWVHAVKAQILAREAGVLIYGRHSHPPMLIPGGIGTDLSVGESLFTQYMYRLTTLTAMAKVVIAAWMDLANFLINNCNYQYQGLTYSAPTYISSYGYESPELYSNLGDTYEDIYKNYDTLAQQASEGPQTVFRATIVRNGELLSKSFIDLNVGQLEFVNSSYYHNWAHITSPFTETDPIGNKLAWGLTESDGTPLYMYHPWNKTTIPNPQAMNFMDKYSWDAEPRLSWNDGTIWPYETGPWARLHAVAHYHPNSPIVKNGKITITLPTISEIPAWLPSGSSAEWTVEWEPPNHSTTLSRIVGRAVDIAAAIFTAWDNLQYGLETFMKNQTSPKTSRPWKQPSFSVGVGQYEVPRGTSRHWLVNSNYSIANYQYQAPTTANVSPRDNRCNGPWCINGQAIGAFEMSVINTKVMEEVPPDQWVGYDFLRAIRSFDPCLVCAAHFEIKGKTNRSIDHLITPVCNT, encoded by the coding sequence ATGTCTTCAATAAAATTAACCGTAGATCCTGTAACTAGAGTTGCGGGACATTTAGGTATGACCGCAACTGTAGATACAAATACAAGGCAAGTAATAAACAATCAAGGGTATACATATGTAACTATGTTTAGAGGCTTTGAAGTATTCCTCAGAGGTAGGCAACCGCCAGACGCTGTTCACATAACCTCTAGATCATGCGGAGTCTGCGGTGCTGCACACGCTAACGCTTCAGTAAGAGCTAACGATATGGCTTTAGGAGCAGTACCGTATCCTCTAGGGCAAACTTTGAGAAATTTAGCATATGCTATGACAGACATGATTTATGACCATTTAATAATACTTAACGTCTTGGAAGGTCCAGATTTTTCAGCTCAAGTTATGCAAACGTATTATCCATCATGTTGGCAAACAGCTCAGCAAACTCAAGCAGAATATAGCGACATACATGGATTTTCTACTATAGCAGACATAATGACAGCATTAAATCCTTTTGCAGGATGGCTATGGGTTCATGCAGTAAAGGCTCAAATACTAGCTAGAGAAGCGGGAGTTCTAATATATGGTAGGCATTCTCATCCACCAATGCTAATACCTGGAGGAATAGGTACAGATCTATCTGTAGGCGAATCATTATTTACACAGTACATGTATAGACTAACAACTCTAACTGCAATGGCTAAAGTAGTAATAGCAGCATGGATGGACTTAGCTAATTTCCTTATAAATAACTGTAATTATCAATATCAAGGATTAACATATAGTGCTCCTACCTATATATCAAGCTATGGCTATGAGAGTCCAGAACTATATAGTAACCTAGGCGATACATATGAGGATATTTATAAGAATTATGATACTTTAGCCCAACAAGCTTCCGAAGGACCTCAGACAGTATTTAGAGCTACTATTGTGAGAAATGGTGAATTATTAAGTAAAAGTTTCATAGATCTTAATGTAGGCCAACTTGAATTTGTCAATTCTTCTTACTATCATAATTGGGCTCATATAACTTCGCCTTTTACTGAGACTGATCCTATAGGGAATAAATTAGCGTGGGGATTAACAGAAAGTGATGGAACACCTCTATATATGTATCATCCATGGAATAAGACTACAATACCTAATCCTCAAGCCATGAACTTTATGGATAAATACAGTTGGGATGCAGAACCTAGATTAAGCTGGAATGACGGAACTATATGGCCATACGAAACGGGTCCGTGGGCAAGACTTCACGCTGTTGCTCATTATCATCCAAATAGTCCTATAGTCAAAAACGGTAAAATAACGATAACTTTACCTACAATAAGTGAAATTCCTGCGTGGTTACCGTCAGGTTCTTCTGCAGAATGGACAGTAGAATGGGAACCTCCGAATCATTCTACTACATTAAGTAGAATAGTAGGAAGAGCTGTGGATATAGCAGCTGCAATATTTACTGCATGGGATAACTTACAATATGGATTAGAAACATTTATGAAAAATCAAACTAGTCCAAAGACCTCTAGACCTTGGAAGCAACCATCATTCTCAGTAGGTGTTGGACAATATGAAGTTCCTAGAGGAACAAGTAGACATTGGTTAGTTAATAGTAATTATAGCATAGCTAATTACCAATATCAAGCTCCGACTACAGCAAATGTAAGTCCAAGAGATAATAGATGTAATGGACCTTGGTGTATAAACGGACAAGCTATAGGCGCCTTCGAGATGTCAGTTATAAATACTAAAGTTATGGAAGAAGTACCACCAGATCAATGGGTAGGATATGATTTCCTTAGAGCTATAAGGAGTTTTGATCCGTGTTTAGTCTGTGCAGCTCATTTCGAAATTAAGGGAAAAACAAATAGGAGTATAGATCATTTAATAACACCAGTGTGTAATACATGA
- a CDS encoding Rieske (2Fe-2S) protein, producing the protein MTCLKVKSKEIPKNSMVEFYFPAERPWERKPVLLINFDEEIYALEAFCTHNGLSLEDGFLTEDGRIVCPWHGSVFDVKTGKVLDGPAKRDLKKYNVKIEGEEVIVSE; encoded by the coding sequence ATGACATGCCTTAAGGTGAAATCTAAAGAAATCCCTAAAAACTCCATGGTAGAGTTTTATTTTCCTGCGGAAAGACCTTGGGAAAGGAAACCCGTTCTTTTAATAAATTTTGATGAAGAAATTTATGCACTAGAAGCATTCTGCACTCATAATGGATTATCATTAGAAGATGGATTTCTGACTGAGGATGGAAGAATTGTTTGCCCATGGCACGGTTCAGTATTTGATGTTAAAACTGGGAAAGTACTTGATGGACCTGCAAAAAGAGATCTTAAGAAGTATAATGTTAAAATTGAAGGAGAAGAGGTGATAGTAAGTGAGTGA
- the hypD gene encoding hydrogenase formation protein HypD has translation MDLPKQIELIFRENSPLATKLSEEITKLAPKVTEKTGLEKIKVMNFCGSHEWTTTHYGLRSLMPREVELIPGPGCPVCVTPSSDIENVIKLAMDGYRVYTFGDVFKLPTVNHYKKDQIGSLAMAKAAGADVRIAYSFVDAIEDAKKDNKPSVFFGVGFETTIPSYAVLFAKEKIPKNVMFYSATKLTAPAAEYAVKIHKASKRSPVSGVIGPGHVSTIIGAIGWDFFPKEYKIPAVVTGFEPIDVLTGILTILKDLYTGDIKYTNLEYKRVVKPEGNLYAQEEIREVFDVVDAIWRGIGAIPKSGLDLNEKYSEYNARLQLGLKEKPWDYDLPPGCKCNEVTLGTAYPDECPLFMKACTPARPWGPCMVSMEGACAVWARFGSSQKVLDALKEVK, from the coding sequence ATGGATCTACCTAAACAGATTGAATTAATTTTCAGAGAGAATTCTCCTTTAGCTACAAAATTATCTGAAGAAATCACTAAATTAGCTCCCAAAGTTACAGAAAAAACCGGATTAGAAAAAATAAAGGTTATGAATTTCTGCGGCTCTCACGAATGGACTACTACACATTACGGATTAAGATCTTTGATGCCAAGAGAGGTAGAATTAATTCCTGGTCCAGGTTGTCCAGTCTGTGTTACTCCATCAAGTGATATTGAAAATGTAATAAAATTAGCAATGGATGGCTATAGAGTTTACACTTTTGGCGACGTATTTAAATTACCTACAGTAAATCATTATAAGAAAGATCAAATAGGTAGCCTAGCTATGGCTAAAGCTGCTGGTGCAGACGTTAGAATTGCGTATAGTTTTGTTGATGCTATAGAAGATGCTAAAAAAGACAATAAACCGTCAGTATTCTTTGGAGTAGGTTTTGAAACTACTATTCCTAGCTACGCAGTTCTATTTGCTAAAGAAAAAATACCTAAGAACGTAATGTTTTACTCTGCTACAAAATTAACAGCTCCTGCAGCTGAATATGCAGTAAAAATACATAAGGCAAGCAAGAGAAGTCCTGTCTCTGGAGTTATAGGTCCTGGTCACGTTTCGACAATTATAGGAGCAATAGGTTGGGATTTCTTTCCAAAAGAATATAAGATACCTGCAGTAGTAACAGGATTTGAACCAATAGATGTATTAACTGGAATTTTAACAATTCTAAAAGATCTTTATACTGGTGACATAAAATATACTAACCTAGAATATAAAAGAGTTGTGAAACCAGAAGGAAATCTTTATGCTCAAGAAGAAATTAGGGAAGTATTTGACGTTGTTGACGCAATATGGAGAGGAATAGGTGCGATTCCTAAGAGTGGATTGGATTTGAATGAGAAATATTCAGAGTACAATGCTAGACTTCAATTAGGATTGAAAGAAAAACCATGGGATTACGATCTTCCTCCTGGATGCAAATGTAATGAAGTCACATTAGGCACTGCATATCCAGACGAATGTCCATTATTTATGAAGGCATGTACTCCTGCTAGACCTTGGGGACCTTGTATGGTATCAATGGAAGGAGCATGTGCGGTATGGGCAAGATTTGGATCTTCCCAGAAAGTTTTGGATGCATTAAAAGAGGTGAAATAG
- a CDS encoding HypC/HybG/HupF family hydrogenase formation chaperone: protein MCWAVPAKVISIDSDVMATVDLGGNTLKKVAIGVDNLNKGDYVMVHAGVIIAKLSKEEVIENIKFIAEQIKETAEIEGDNPDEAVKSFMDSVSGILKDVGSES, encoded by the coding sequence ATGTGTTGGGCAGTTCCAGCTAAAGTTATTTCAATAGATTCTGACGTTATGGCAACTGTAGATTTAGGAGGAAATACATTAAAGAAGGTTGCTATAGGAGTAGACAATCTAAACAAAGGAGATTACGTAATGGTTCACGCTGGTGTGATAATAGCTAAGTTAAGTAAAGAAGAGGTCATAGAAAATATAAAATTTATAGCAGAACAAATTAAAGAAACTGCAGAAATAGAAGGAGATAATCCGGATGAGGCAGTAAAATCTTTCATGGATTCTGTTTCGGGTATTCTAAAAGACGTTGGAAGTGAGAGTTAA
- the hypE gene encoding hydrogenase expression/formation protein HypE: protein MDRILISHGNGGKDTQNILQKYIFSKLPEDLKKTNNGLGLDYPDDGAVISSGDKIIVSTDSHTIDPYFFPGGSIGKLAVSGTINDVIMMGGKPIAILDSIIVAEGFPLDDLDKITTDMISILKEFNISLIGGDFKVIPSDSMKGIAINTVGIGVSKNPIIDRVSEGDSIIVTGPIGVHGSVIAALQYGIETQLKSDVKPLMKLLEIFDKFQGDIHAARDPTRGGLAATLNEWVQLSGKMISIDEKDIPIPDEVKSITEVTGLDPLVLANEGVAVLSVSSDKAENIVEELKKLGFEPSIIGKVIEPKNKDNKGLVIIRTEVGGAKILEMPSGDIVPRIC, encoded by the coding sequence ATGGACAGAATTTTAATATCTCATGGTAATGGCGGTAAAGATACACAGAACATTTTACAAAAATACATATTTTCAAAATTACCTGAAGATTTGAAAAAAACTAACAATGGTTTAGGTTTGGATTACCCAGATGACGGTGCAGTAATTAGTTCTGGAGATAAAATTATAGTTTCCACTGATTCCCATACAATAGATCCTTATTTCTTTCCTGGAGGAAGCATAGGAAAACTAGCAGTTTCTGGGACTATAAACGACGTTATAATGATGGGAGGAAAACCTATAGCAATATTAGATTCTATAATAGTAGCAGAAGGTTTTCCTTTAGACGATTTAGATAAAATAACTACTGATATGATATCCATACTGAAAGAGTTTAACATTTCATTAATAGGTGGAGATTTCAAAGTTATCCCTTCAGATTCTATGAAAGGAATTGCTATAAATACTGTAGGAATTGGAGTAAGTAAAAATCCTATAATAGACAGAGTAAGTGAGGGGGATTCCATAATAGTTACTGGGCCTATAGGAGTTCATGGTTCAGTAATAGCTGCATTACAATATGGTATTGAAACTCAGCTTAAAAGCGACGTTAAGCCATTAATGAAACTTCTGGAAATATTTGATAAATTTCAAGGAGATATTCACGCCGCTAGAGATCCTACTAGAGGAGGATTAGCAGCTACTTTGAACGAATGGGTTCAATTATCTGGCAAAATGATAAGTATAGATGAGAAAGATATACCAATTCCTGATGAGGTTAAATCTATAACAGAAGTAACGGGATTAGATCCTTTAGTTCTAGCTAACGAGGGCGTTGCAGTACTTTCAGTATCTTCAGATAAAGCAGAAAATATTGTTGAAGAGTTAAAAAAATTGGGCTTCGAGCCTAGCATCATAGGTAAGGTTATTGAGCCTAAAAATAAGGATAATAAAGGTTTAGTAATTATAAGGACAGAGGTAGGAGGAGCTAAAATTCTTGAAATGCCTTCTGGTGACATAGTACCAAGAATATGTTAG